Below is a window of Deinococcus aerolatus DNA.
TCAATCAGGTGCTGATCGGTATCGATTTCTCGGTGTGCAGCAGGCAGGCGCTGCACACGGCACGCCAACACTTTCCAGAGGCCCGGCGGCGCCTGATGTACGTTGCGGCCGCTGGTCCCACGGCGCCCACAGCGCTGGACCTCCTGACCGTGGACAACAGCGAACCCAGCGACACCGAGCGGGGGCGCGTGCGCCTGGAAGTCCTGTGTGAAGCCGGCGAAACCTCATGTTGCGTGGCTGGCCACCCTGCAACCGCGCTGCTCGACGAGGCGCGGCGCTGGGGCGCTGACCTGATCGTGCTGGGCACCCATGGACGCCGCGGGCTGAGCCACCTGTTCTTTGGTTCGGTGGCGCAAGGGGTGGTGCGCGCCGCGCCGATGCCGGTGCTAACCGTCCGCGCAGTGGAAGAGACACGCTAGGACCCCGCTGGCCCGGGACCACCTCCCGCACCTGCGGTAAGGAAGATCACGCAACGCTCTGCCGGGTCAACGGCATGGGGTCCGGGAAGTGGGGGCCAACCGGCCCCGCCTGCCCTCGGCGCGCCGCAGCTGGGCTCGACCGTCACCCGGCACTTTGCGCCCTGGACCCCCGGCCGTCACTGGCCGGACCGAACATCCTGATTGATCAGCGTTTGCAGTTCCCCGGGACACTGCCCGTCCGGGGTCAGGGGGCAGGTGCGGGCCAGGGGCAGATGCCCAAGGGGGCCGTCATCACGTTGACAGATGGCCTCGCCCGCCCTGACGCGTACGGCCAGCGCCTGCGTGTCCACCATGGGGGTGTCGTCCACCTCATCATGCAAGAACTTCAGGAAGCGGCGGTAGTGATCAATGGCGGTGTACTTGCTCTCCACGACCGACAGGCAGGCCATCAGGCGCTGGTGATACTGCTCACCCACGTAGGGATCGGCGCGCAGCGCGTTCACCAGCGAATGCACCGAATGTGCGCAGGCTCCACCCTGACAATGCAACAGGCTGAGTTCCAGGTTGGCCTGGACATAGGCCGACTTGTGTTCGTCCCGTGCGCGCACGGCCCATTCGGCCTCTTCCTCAGCCAGAAAGTCGCCCGCATACGCCCCGATGGCCTTCCCAAGGGCCTGAATCCGGTTGGAGGCCCCACCCTGTTGCTCCGCCTCGTTCAAAGCCGCGTACAGGCCGTAGACATCCGACGAGCGCCATACCCCAGGGGCCAGTTGATAGCGCCCATTGCGTTCATAGAC
It encodes the following:
- a CDS encoding universal stress protein → MTGSRGREGEDAVFNQVLIGIDFSVCSRQALHTARQHFPEARRRLMYVAAAGPTAPTALDLLTVDNSEPSDTERGRVRLEVLCEAGETSCCVAGHPATALLDEARRWGADLIVLGTHGRRGLSHLFFGSVAQGVVRAAPMPVLTVRAVEETR
- a CDS encoding AfsR/SARP family transcriptional regulator, with the translated sequence MPDLHIKTFGQTQVLVNGQEVKWSAQSARELLLYLLAFPEGRTRAQTLNDLWGQDVTASTCNRLRVTLHRLRGALGLPGTVYERNGRYQLAPGVWRSSDVYGLYAALNEAEQQGGASNRIQALGKAIGAYAGDFLAEEEAEWAVRARDEHKSAYVQANLELSLLHCQGGACAHSVHSLVNALRADPYVGEQYHQRLMACLSVVESKYTAIDHYRRFLKFLHDEVDDTPMVDTQALAVRVRAGEAICQRDDGPLGHLPLARTCPLTPDGQCPGELQTLINQDVRSGQ